Proteins from a single region of Thermogemmata fonticola:
- the cas10 gene encoding type III-B CRISPR-associated protein Cas10/Cmr2 → MSADWDAVLLAYLHDPPDKALDIPGHVERAGRYAEAARNEPVESSQLQNLADSLASQVERLPAPHWRILTVAPQNGALTIFHPLSAQRRDLKVGTIDQAWVIQHVRNLTQGLNDSRRQFLVLWRFFLERLADADHPWYAHLPADTRTPDHTIWHHLDITSGLQATEDTHGRALLAFALGPVQRFIEAARTVRDLWSGSMILSWLAFRAMRPILEQFGPTAFIYPALRGIPLVDLWLRQPKLLGESKVPLPGVKQRRAPSLPHRFLALVPWGANGAKAKALAIECQQAAKEAVRELADAVHGVLDQPLSGLCAHWDRRWQHQVENYFSFAAAVVPLGGSAEEVDTRLADLLAGQSSFAEAFPEAEAVRNLARAIPPNQQPGYPQDHAGRWQYQVELVQRSLAAHRTIRHVPPNPAITPGERFPQKCTLLGSFEQMGPDDLSASRQFWDMAAEKVNIHGVRIRPREGLCAVALMKRFAGPALLAKELQISPDDLRFPDTWTVAAAEWLRQAGIDPDQVRKQHRDWNGCWLHWPTPNYDSEETAPCPEPLFRLIQKAKEQHGKPPIYYAILKLDGDNLGGWLRGENSPKVREVMHPDLVRYYEGLGAHTKAGLDAKRPVGPALHAAISTALTNFALHVVPDVVAKHHGTVIYSGGDDTLALLPVSTVLACVRKLQQIYTSDWYTHNGREYLMMGWRATLSGGIVLVHATDNLRLALQDARAAEHQAKEAGRDALAITVRRRSGEHTTAVCPWTFVERVQDWVNAFLQGASDRWAYHLYAERQTLTALPPEAIQAEMRRQLQRAEQPTPRLIPPDQLLKTFQQLRDSAVEVNGASRRRFASPGEALENFLTLCQSASFLARGRDE, encoded by the coding sequence GTGAGTGCTGATTGGGATGCAGTATTGCTGGCCTATTTGCACGACCCGCCGGACAAGGCGCTGGACATCCCCGGCCATGTGGAGCGGGCAGGCCGGTATGCCGAAGCGGCCCGAAATGAGCCGGTAGAAAGCTCCCAACTCCAGAATCTTGCGGACAGCCTGGCGTCCCAAGTCGAGCGATTACCCGCCCCGCATTGGCGCATCCTCACGGTGGCTCCGCAGAACGGAGCGTTGACGATCTTTCATCCGCTATCGGCCCAACGTCGGGACTTGAAAGTCGGTACCATCGATCAAGCCTGGGTCATCCAGCATGTACGTAACTTGACTCAGGGTCTGAACGACAGCCGACGGCAATTCCTAGTTTTGTGGCGATTCTTTCTGGAACGGCTGGCGGATGCGGACCATCCGTGGTACGCCCACTTGCCCGCAGACACGCGCACCCCGGATCACACGATCTGGCATCACCTGGACATTACGAGCGGATTGCAAGCGACGGAGGACACTCACGGCCGGGCCTTGCTCGCCTTCGCGTTGGGCCCAGTCCAGCGCTTCATCGAGGCGGCGCGAACGGTCCGCGATCTCTGGTCCGGGAGTATGATCCTGTCCTGGCTCGCCTTCCGGGCCATGCGGCCCATCCTGGAACAGTTCGGCCCGACAGCGTTCATCTACCCCGCTCTGCGCGGCATCCCGCTGGTGGACCTCTGGCTGCGGCAACCGAAGTTGCTCGGGGAAAGCAAGGTACCATTACCGGGGGTCAAGCAGCGCCGGGCGCCGTCGCTGCCCCATCGCTTCCTGGCCTTGGTGCCGTGGGGAGCCAACGGGGCTAAGGCCAAAGCATTAGCAATCGAATGTCAGCAGGCGGCCAAAGAGGCGGTGCGAGAGCTGGCGGACGCCGTGCACGGTGTCCTGGACCAACCGCTGAGCGGCTTGTGTGCACACTGGGATAGACGCTGGCAACACCAGGTCGAGAATTACTTCAGCTTCGCTGCCGCAGTGGTGCCCCTGGGCGGTTCGGCCGAGGAAGTCGATACCCGACTGGCCGATTTGCTCGCGGGCCAAAGCAGCTTCGCAGAGGCTTTCCCGGAGGCTGAGGCGGTCCGTAACCTGGCCCGCGCCATTCCGCCGAATCAGCAACCGGGTTACCCTCAGGACCATGCCGGCCGTTGGCAATATCAGGTGGAATTGGTCCAGCGTTCGCTTGCTGCGCATCGCACGATTCGCCATGTGCCGCCGAACCCAGCCATCACTCCCGGTGAACGCTTCCCGCAAAAATGCACGCTGCTAGGCAGCTTCGAGCAGATGGGGCCGGATGATTTGTCCGCGTCTCGGCAATTCTGGGACATGGCTGCTGAGAAGGTAAACATCCACGGTGTGCGCATCCGTCCGCGCGAGGGTCTGTGTGCTGTGGCCCTGATGAAGCGCTTTGCGGGACCGGCCCTGCTGGCCAAAGAGTTGCAGATTTCGCCCGACGATCTGCGCTTCCCGGATACCTGGACCGTCGCTGCGGCTGAGTGGCTTCGTCAAGCGGGAATCGACCCCGACCAGGTCCGTAAACAACATCGTGATTGGAACGGCTGCTGGCTGCACTGGCCTACCCCTAACTATGACTCGGAAGAAACCGCCCCGTGCCCCGAACCTTTGTTTCGACTAATCCAGAAGGCTAAAGAACAGCACGGCAAGCCCCCGATCTATTACGCCATCCTCAAACTCGACGGCGACAATCTCGGCGGCTGGCTCCGCGGCGAAAACTCACCGAAGGTCCGCGAGGTGATGCACCCCGATCTGGTGCGCTATTACGAAGGGCTGGGAGCGCACACGAAAGCTGGTCTCGATGCCAAGCGTCCGGTCGGTCCGGCGTTGCATGCGGCCATCAGCACGGCTCTGACCAACTTCGCCCTGCATGTGGTTCCCGATGTCGTCGCGAAACATCACGGCACGGTCATTTACTCTGGCGGTGACGACACGCTGGCATTGCTGCCGGTGAGCACAGTGCTGGCCTGCGTTCGGAAACTCCAGCAGATCTACACCTCAGACTGGTACACCCACAATGGCCGGGAATACCTGATGATGGGATGGCGGGCGACGCTTTCCGGCGGGATCGTCCTGGTGCATGCCACGGATAACCTGCGGCTGGCGTTGCAAGATGCCCGCGCAGCGGAACACCAGGCCAAGGAAGCGGGCCGGGATGCTCTGGCGATCACCGTCCGTCGTCGGTCCGGGGAGCACACCACCGCCGTCTGCCCCTGGACTTTTGTGGAGAGGGTCCAGGATTGGGTAAATGCCTTCTTGCAGGGGGCTTCCGATCGCTGGGCTTACCATCTCTATGCCGAACGGCAGACACTGACGGCTCTGCCCCCGGAAGCGATCCAGGCCGAGATGCGGCGGCAGCTCCAGCGCGCGGAGCAACCCACGCCTCGGCTCATTCCCCCGGATCAGTTGCTCAAAACGTTCCAACAGTTGCGCGATTCAGCGGTTGAGGTGAACGGAGCGAGCCGGCGCCGCTTTGCCTCACCGGGGGAGGCGCTGGAGAACTTTCTCACTCTGTGCCAGTCCGCTTCCTTCTTGGCACGCGGGAGGGACGAATGA